The window ACTGTATGTCCAGTAGACATATATCCCtagtatatatactatatataaaatTCTATTCTATTGTATACGCAGTAGACGTATATCCCTAGTATATATACTACATATATGATATCTTACTGTATATATAGTATACATATATCCTTagtatatatgctatatataaaATTCTATTGCAGTAGACGTATATCCCTAGTATATATACTACATATATGATATCTTACTGTATATATAGCATACGTATATCCCCGgtctatattctatatatacGATTCCATCTTACTCTGTATACTGTACACACATGTCCCTAGTGTATGTACTATACACACAGCGATATCTTACCGAGGAGGGTCCATCCGAACGCCACGACCACTTTTTAATTCGGGGGGCTCACGGAGCGCCCGCACGGGCTCTGGCCTCCCCCCCGGGGGTGCCCCCAGCCTTGACCCCCGTGGCGGTACTCGGTCACGCACCGCTGGGGCTTTGCATCGGGGTTAAGGCTGGCCGCAGGAGGTTTTCGGGGGGCTCCTCGGCGTGTCCCCCAGCATCCCCTCGTGTCCCCCCAGGCGCCGTACCGCCTGCGCCAGCTGACGGGGCTGGAGAAGCAAACTCTCTACGTCGGCCCCCAGACCGTGCCTGCGGCCCCCCAGCTCCCGGGGCTCTTCCAGGGCGCCGAGCTGAAGCCCGACGAGGTGAAAGGCGGCCACAGGGTGACCGAATTCCTCACCTACAACTGCCTGGCCGTGAGTACCCCCTTCTCCCACCCTCTTTTACATCCTCCTGGGGGGTGCGTGCCCCATTTCTGTCCTTGTGCCCCCCCCCAGACGGACACGGACCTCTACAGCGAGTGCCTGCGGAGCTTCTGGACGTGTCCCCACTGCGGTCTCCACATGCCCTTCACCCCGCTGGAGCGAATGTGCCATGAGAGCGCCTGCCAGCCCTCCGAGGGtgagccccccggggctgggacagggaacATTTGGGGACAAATTTCCctgggggggctcggggagggtTGGTAAAAGGAGAGGGGGTGGCGGCGATCGTCACCGTGCCCTAAAAACGTGGCACAAATTAAGAGTTTTGGGTTGGGGATGGAATAAAAAGGGGTTTGGGGGTTGATCCTTAGAGGTCTTTTGGGGCTGATCCTGCACTGTctgcccccgcagcccccccggagGAAGAGGCTGGGAGCTCTTCGAAAACCTCCGCCCTGCACCGGCTCTACCACTGCGACATCTGCCAGCAGGACTTCACCCTCACGCCCACCGAAATCCTCCGGCACAAGAAGCAGCACCGGTGACCCCCGCTCGCCGGGACGCCTACCCCGAGGGCTTCGGAGCCTCCTGGGGACGGTGGAGACCCCCCAAAACTGGGGGGAACCCCCTGCTTTGGTGCCCCTTGGAGACGTTGGCTGCATCCTTAGGGACGTCGTGTGGCTCATCGCTGACACTGTCGCGTGTCCTCAGGTGGGGAAAACttgatctatttatttatttttttgctgttaaatataaatacatgttaTTTTTTGAGAAGCTGGGGGCTGTCCCGGAGGTGGGGGGCGGCCAGGGCAGGGTTTTGGGGAGGTttcccctgccctgtgctgctgcacggCGCGGCGCAGCCAGCGTGTGGCACTCCCACACCGCATTTTGTCCCCTGCCTCATCTCCTCCTCTCGCTGCGTCGCCGCAGAAGGCATCGACAGGGCCCCTGCCACCACGTCCGCGGCGTCCCCAAGGCCTCGAGGAGCCTCAAGACTCAAAAACCAACCCAAAAATCAACCCCAAAACTGCCCCGACACCACTGACGGGTGACCTGAGCGCCCCGGGAGTTCTGCTTGCAAGCCGTGGCTGcgaaaatgcctttttctggGGGCTGAAAATggcaattaaataaaaattgaaaattcaaAGCAAGCTGGTGGTATTTTTAGCTCCGTGgcatgctgtgttttatttgccaggaattaaaaaaaataacaagcatCGCAGCTTGAGCGACATCGTGACACTTCGGAGTAATGAACTGCTCCCAGAGCAAAGTTTCTCGggatttt of the Oxyura jamaicensis isolate SHBP4307 breed ruddy duck unplaced genomic scaffold, BPBGC_Ojam_1.0 oxyUn_random_OJ101969, whole genome shotgun sequence genome contains:
- the LOC118160145 gene encoding probable ATP-dependent RNA helicase DHX34, which produces GFRGAPRRVPQHPLVSPQAPYRLRQLTGLEKQTLYVGPQTVPAAPQLPGLFQGAELKPDEVKGGHRVTEFLTYNCLATDTDLYSECLRSFWTCPHCGLHMPFTPLERMCHESACQPSEAPPEEEAGSSSKTSALHRLYHCDICQQDFTLTPTEILRHKKQHR